The nucleotide sequence ATCTCCTTATAGTTTTCAGGGCCTGGGAGAAGAAGGCCTGAAATATTTACAAGAGGCAGCTAAAGCTACCGGCCTGGCGATAGTCACAGAAGTTATGGATACCAGGGACGTTGTTCTGGTAGCCAGGTACACCGACATATTTCAGATCGGGGCCAGGAATATGCAGAACTTTAATCTTTTAAAAGAAGTAGGCCAGACTAAAAAGCCCGTGCTTTTAAAAAGAGGAATATCCTCGACCATCAAAGAACTTTTAATGTCGGCAGAATACATTGCTTCTAATGGAAATTTGAATATTATTCTCTGCGAACGGGGGATAAGGACATTCGAAGAATATACCAGGAATACTGTTGATATAAGCGCTGTGCCGATAATCAAGGAACTCAGCCATTTGCCGATTATAGTAGACCCCAGCCATGGCACGGGAAAATGGGGGCTGGTTGCTCCGTTGTCCAAGGCTGCGGTTGCCGCCGGGGCGGACGGTCTTTTGATTGAGGTGCATTCCTGTCCTGAAGAGGCGCTTTCAGACGGGGCTCAGTCAATAATTCCAGAGAGGTTTACTAAATTGATGGAAGAGCTGAAGGTGCTGGCAGGGGTTGTAAATAGACAGATATAATTAAGGTAAATAAGAGATGAAAATGTTCAAAAAAACAACAATAGTCGGTGTTGGTTTGATCGGCGGTTCTTTAGGTATGGCAATGATGTCCGGCGGATTAGCCG is from Candidatus Omnitrophota bacterium and encodes:
- the aroF gene encoding 3-deoxy-7-phosphoheptulonate synthase, with amino-acid sequence MIIVLKPHVTDQEIDHVIEKVKKLGLKPWVSKGVEKTIIGVIGEEDLLRVQPLEAISGVEKILPILKPFKLVSREFQPADSIIDVKGIKIGGKELTIMAGPCAVENKELLLEIARVVKKSGAKVLRGGAFKPRTSPYSFQGLGEEGLKYLQEAAKATGLAIVTEVMDTRDVVLVARYTDIFQIGARNMQNFNLLKEVGQTKKPVLLKRGISSTIKELLMSAEYIASNGNLNIILCERGIRTFEEYTRNTVDISAVPIIKELSHLPIIVDPSHGTGKWGLVAPLSKAAVAAGADGLLIEVHSCPEEALSDGAQSIIPERFTKLMEELKVLAGVVNRQI